In Antechinus flavipes isolate AdamAnt ecotype Samford, QLD, Australia chromosome 6, AdamAnt_v2, whole genome shotgun sequence, the sequence TTTCTTCCCATTAATTTCCCATAGCAGATGAAACCAATTAAAAATGGTTCAAGGAAATATCTCCCACATAACCACATTCATTCTCATTGGAGTCTCAGAGAACCCAGAGCTTCAACTtcccctcttcttcatcttctttgcaATCTACGGAGTGACAGTGACTGGAAATATGGGCATCATCACACTCACTAGTATAGATTCTCAACTTCAAACTCCCATGTACTTTTTCCTCAGACACTTGGCAATCATCAACCTTGGCAATTCTACTGTCATTGCTCCCCAGATGCTGGTCAATTTCTTGCTGGAGAAGAAAACCATTTCCTACTATGGGTGTGCAACCCAACTTGGAGGCTTCTTAGTGTTCATTATTGCTGAAACTTTCATGTTAGCTGTGATGGCCTATGATCGCTATGTGGCTATTTGTAATCCCCTATTATACATGGTTGTGATATCACGGAAGGTTTGCATCCTACTTGTTGCTCTTACATACATTTATAGTTTCTCAACATCAGTGACAGTTAcctcttttgttttctcaatgtCCTACTGTTCTTCCAATGTCATTAATCATTTTTACTGTGACAATATCCCTTTGTTAGCTTTATCTTGCTCTGCTACTCATATACCAGAGACTATAGTCTATATTTCTGCAGGTACTAATCTCTTCCTTTCCATGACAATTGTCCTGGTGTCCTACTTCCAGATCATCTTGGCCATCCTGAGGATACGTTCagcagaagggaggaaaaaagcttTCTCCACTTGTGCTTCCCACATGACAGCTGTCACTGTTTTCTATGGGACACTCCTTTTCATGTATTTGCAGCCTCGGTCAAATCATTCCTTAGATACTGATAAAGTAGCTTCAGTGTTTTATACACTAGTAATCCCTATGTTGAATCCTATGATCTATAGTCTAAGGAATAAGGATGTAAAGGAGGCTCTAAGGAGAGTCCTCAGCAACCTTtgccaaacttttaaaaacatatagtttggcacatatttaaaacaaaagattcaTAATCTGAAATTGGAGTTTTAAGAGCATGATGGAGACAGGGAATGAATGGCCAGAAATTGAAGACAACCAGGCAGTGACagatcaattaaataaaaaacaaaagacaacataAAGATATCTcagaatacaaatgaaaacaaagatcTGTAAGTCCATAAGTGATAATAgtcaagaaactagaaaaataaatttggaaataggttatgaggagaaaaaaaataatttgaggagaaaaatcagaaaaaagtctagatgaagaaaatgtaatatgTAAAAAGAGGATGGTGTTTTAAGAAGTTCATATTAATCCCctggatatctatctatctatctatctatctatctatctatatatatatatatatagatagatagattatagGATTGTATAATGTTATAATTGGAGGAAATGATCTAGTTTCATTTAAATCAGTGATTTGATATGAAATGTAAATTCCATTTTAACATACTTCAATTATACTATATGCAATATGATATAAAGGTAGGCAGGAGATGGAGATTTTTGGGGGAAATCACTCACCATTGTAGGGGAAATGTCAGAAGAAAAAGGGGCAACAGACTATGtcatcatttctcattttatgaCATTTTTTCACTTGTCTCTGAGTTCTACAACACgacttttttttcacataatgaTTTGATAAAAGAATGAAGGATTCTGTccattttaaaatcacaaatataGCATAGTCATATTGATATATAAGGAATCAATATCTTCAcatgcatctttatttttttctaccactGGTGCACTCATATAtagaaattgtatttatatatttattcttgaAATACCTAGAGAATTAAAGGAAAGATCCCAGGCTGCTATTTAGGACCTTTAAACAAATTTATTTGAGGACAAGGATGTTGCTTACACTGGATAAGTGGGCAGGAACAGATAGGATTTCATCGACATTGTGGTAGGGAAGAATCACATTAACTGCATCAAATGTACATGtgaataatattctatatatgtGAATAACAGATCATTGGTAAAcaaacatatgtgtatgcatgtgtgtgtgtctgtgtttgtgtatcTGTTTCTCTCAACTTGAAAACATAGTTCAGGTTATTTCCCAACTTGAATTCTCTTTCCACTTATGTTATTCTTCTATCTTATGTATTTTCAAATGAAGTTATTGCCAACACTGGTCAGTTGTCTATATAATTTCTGGGCATGAATGTGCTTGtgttaggaaagaagaaagataaatgtgaaaatagacatttatacagaggacatatataaatatcattaaaatgagatgacatttaattgaattttaattaaGTGTATCATTTAATATAACAAATTTTAAACCAGTAGAAAATTAAACATATTCTAATACATCTGTCTCTTCATTTtggctaaaaattaaaaaaaaaatcctttaaagaaaacatataaagttGCCccatggtttgtttgttttttaccatgTGTTTAAGTAAGCAAACATTTaatttgtcttaatttcttttttaaaaaaaaagctttgtttttctaatttgcttataatatcactttttgtATCTCAGTCTTGAACACATTTCAACTTATCCtgatatgtggtgttaggtgGTGGTCaatcctagtttctgccatactgatttttaatttttctagcaattattatttaacaatgagttcttatcccagaagtggGAGGCTCTTTGGCTcaatcaaatactagattacaatACTCATAGAATATcatgttttgtgaacctaacctatttcgcTGATTATTTATTAggcagtatcaaatagttttgaggactgctaatttataatatagttttagatctagtatagATAGCCACCTTCATCtgaattttttcatcaattcccttgaaattcttgaccttttgttcttcaagatgaactttagtattatttttatggctctgtaaaataattccttgggaatttgattggtatgacactgaataagtgattaatttaagtagaattatatttttttatatgagCTTGTCTtatccatgagcatttgatattcttccagttgattagatctgactttatttgtgtagaatgtgttttatcattgttttcatataatttctgattttgtCTTAAGAGGTaatctcccaaatattttatattatctacagttttattaaatggaatttctctttctatttcttgctgctagactttgttggtaacatacagaaatactgaagatttatgtgaatttattttacatcctgtaactttgctacaCAGTTTGAattgtttataaaaaaatttaagtgatctTCTAGaaatctctaagtataccatcataccatcatgccatctgcaaaaagtgatcatttggttttcttattacctactctcctttaattgtttttattatattattgctaaagctaacatttctgatacaatatttaatagtaatggtaataatggaCAATCTTGTTTTATCATATTGGCAATGGTTTTAGTTTAtcccccgttacatatgatgcatgttgatggttttaaacggatgctactgatcatttttaaggaaaactccatttattcctctatGGAGTTTTCCTACACTCTCCAATGTTTTAAATAGCAGTGGATTTTGGATTCTGTCAAATAATTTTTCTACatctgttagtttggttactgatatagtaaattatgctattagtttttctaattttgaaccaGTCTTGCATACCTGATACAAAGCCTACTTCACCATGGTTTATTATCTTGATGATgttactgtaatctcttttctaattttgtatttaagatttttccatcaatattcattaggaaaattggtctataattttctttctctgttttgacctcacctggtttagatatcagcaccatatttgtgtcatagaaagaatctCGTAGGATgccttcttttcctattattcCAAATAGTTTGAATACTGTTGTAATTAAATGTAtttgtaattaaattttaattgtaaTTAAATGTTGTAATTAAA encodes:
- the LOC127540412 gene encoding olfactory receptor 8J1-like, coding for MVQGNISHITTFILIGVSENPELQLPLFFIFFAIYGVTVTGNMGIITLTSIDSQLQTPMYFFLRHLAIINLGNSTVIAPQMLVNFLLEKKTISYYGCATQLGGFLVFIIAETFMLAVMAYDRYVAICNPLLYMVVISRKVCILLVALTYIYSFSTSVTVTSFVFSMSYCSSNVINHFYCDNIPLLALSCSATHIPETIVYISAGTNLFLSMTIVLVSYFQIILAILRIRSAEGRKKAFSTCASHMTAVTVFYGTLLFMYLQPRSNHSLDTDKVASVFYTLVIPMLNPMIYSLRNKDVKEALRRVLSNLCQTFKNI